In bacterium, one genomic interval encodes:
- a CDS encoding HAMP domain-containing protein — protein MKKISSQISGALIGLFFVGFIILLVATDQLLKKNLQDQIVEDLKIQCVLIDNLLPQHTDSIQLAVSRLSKMVDARITIIDQSGEVLGESDEHHKLTDLDNHLNRDEVQEALRNIDGFGSSIRYSQTVKEDLVYTAYKADRQRFIRLAKQQLFVDAVVWKVRWLLFTSAFGAIVIVLIMVPRVSRSLTKPLTDIITAAEEIKGGNYDREIIVSEDNEVGELGKILNSMSAKLKGDIIQLNKLQEIRKDFVANASHELRTPISSIRGFVETLLDGAYHDEEVSRKFLERTLSNVIRLENIVNDMLDLSKLEVRDKGLSLRYFDVGEHVRPILSDFEEPANKKGLELRFESSLPAEYKLFADPYQFEKAMTNLIENAVKYTENGYVKVSVQKVDKEVVVTVEDTGQGIKQEDLARIFERFYRVDKGRSRQQGGSGLGLSIVKHVMEIHNGHVRVDSQLNKGSKFILTFPIT, from the coding sequence ATGAAAAAAATAAGTTCCCAGATCTCAGGCGCACTGATCGGCCTCTTCTTTGTCGGTTTCATCATATTATTGGTAGCTACAGATCAGTTACTCAAGAAAAATCTGCAAGATCAGATTGTTGAAGATCTTAAAATACAATGTGTGCTGATCGATAACCTGTTGCCGCAACATACTGATTCAATACAATTGGCTGTCTCCCGGCTTTCCAAAATGGTGGACGCCCGTATTACGATTATTGACCAATCCGGCGAAGTCTTAGGCGAATCGGATGAGCATCATAAGCTCACAGATTTGGATAATCATTTGAATCGGGACGAAGTGCAGGAGGCATTGAGGAATATCGATGGCTTTGGCTCCTCCATCCGTTACAGCCAGACCGTAAAAGAAGACCTTGTTTACACGGCTTATAAGGCGGATCGCCAGAGGTTTATACGATTGGCCAAGCAACAACTATTTGTCGACGCCGTGGTTTGGAAAGTTCGATGGCTTTTATTTACTTCTGCATTCGGAGCAATAGTCATTGTTCTGATCATGGTTCCGCGCGTCTCCAGATCGTTGACTAAGCCGCTGACGGATATCATTACTGCGGCGGAAGAAATTAAAGGCGGCAATTACGACAGAGAAATAATTGTTTCGGAAGACAATGAAGTCGGGGAACTCGGTAAGATATTAAACTCGATGTCGGCGAAACTTAAGGGCGATATTATCCAACTCAACAAACTCCAGGAAATCCGGAAAGATTTTGTTGCTAACGCCTCCCATGAACTGCGCACGCCGATCAGTTCTATCCGCGGATTTGTTGAAACGCTGCTGGACGGAGCCTACCATGATGAAGAGGTCAGCAGAAAATTTCTTGAACGTACGCTTTCCAATGTAATCCGGCTTGAAAATATCGTAAATGATATGCTGGATCTCTCCAAGCTGGAAGTACGGGACAAAGGATTGAGCCTGCGTTATTTTGATGTGGGCGAACATGTTCGGCCGATTTTGTCGGATTTTGAAGAACCTGCGAACAAAAAGGGATTAGAATTGAGATTTGAATCCTCATTGCCCGCAGAGTATAAATTGTTTGCGGATCCTTATCAATTTGAAAAAGCAATGACCAATCTGATAGAAAATGCCGTCAAGTACACCGAAAACGGGTACGTAAAAGTCTCGGTACAGAAAGTAGATAAAGAAGTGGTCGTTACGGTGGAAGACACCGGCCAAGGCATCAAACAGGAAGACCTTGCACGCATATTTGAACGCTTTTACCGAGTAGATAAAGGTCGTTCAAGACAACAAGGTGGCAGCGGTTTGGGCTTGTCTATCGTCAAGCATGTAATGGAAATTCATAACGGCCATGTCCGCGTCGATTCGCAATTGAACAAGGGCTCTAAATTCATACTCACCTTTCCCATCACTTAA
- a CDS encoding NAD(P)-binding protein: MPEFQKPSSKKEFDRNFSQIKPFLNETQAYYESSRCLFCYDAPCIQACPTGIDIPLFIRQIHSGNTIGAAKTIYDANYLGHACGQVCPTEVLCEGACVYNHQNIKPIEIGRLQSFATTQAITNNKKLFITGKPNGKKIAVIGAGPAGISCACELRMLGYEVDVFEAKEKPSGLTLYGVAPYKITNKEALDEIGYLQEQFEFNVKYRSPIASKKDIERLETKYDAIFIGIGLGETSEINIPGEKLRHCIGATEFIEQLRMKQHKVRVGQTVVVLGGGNTAMDAASESARMGAEKVALFYRRSKEEMKAYDFEFELAKKVGVKSLFNAAPVKIIGKTKVEGVLFIRTKTKAGKLQTIKGSEFVEDCDMVIKATGQAKHVDFFSHIPALILNDDGRIKVNKFFQTTNKKYFAAGDAANGGKEVVNAAAEGKAAARGIHRFISGK; encoded by the coding sequence ATGCCGGAATTTCAAAAACCATCTTCTAAGAAAGAGTTTGATCGCAATTTTTCTCAAATCAAACCCTTCCTGAATGAAACGCAGGCTTACTACGAAAGCTCACGCTGCCTGTTTTGCTACGATGCGCCCTGCATCCAAGCATGCCCGACCGGCATAGATATCCCCCTGTTCATTCGCCAGATTCATTCCGGAAATACCATCGGAGCGGCAAAAACTATTTATGACGCAAACTATCTCGGCCATGCCTGCGGGCAGGTTTGCCCGACGGAAGTGCTGTGCGAAGGCGCATGCGTTTACAACCATCAAAATATTAAACCGATTGAAATCGGACGGCTGCAAAGTTTTGCAACGACTCAGGCTATTACAAACAACAAGAAATTATTCATTACAGGTAAACCCAACGGAAAGAAAATTGCTGTGATCGGCGCCGGACCGGCCGGAATTTCCTGCGCGTGTGAATTACGAATGCTGGGCTATGAGGTCGATGTATTCGAAGCCAAAGAAAAGCCGTCCGGCTTAACGTTGTACGGGGTCGCGCCATATAAAATAACCAATAAAGAAGCGCTGGATGAAATAGGATATCTTCAAGAGCAGTTTGAATTTAATGTTAAATACCGTTCGCCCATAGCATCCAAAAAAGATATCGAAAGACTTGAAACAAAATACGACGCAATATTTATTGGAATTGGACTAGGCGAGACTTCGGAAATAAATATTCCGGGAGAAAAACTGCGGCATTGCATCGGCGCTACTGAATTCATCGAACAGTTACGCATGAAACAGCACAAGGTTCGCGTCGGACAAACGGTCGTGGTACTTGGCGGCGGCAACACTGCCATGGATGCGGCTTCGGAGTCGGCGCGTATGGGCGCAGAAAAAGTGGCCCTGTTCTATCGCCGCTCCAAAGAAGAAATGAAAGCGTATGACTTTGAATTCGAGCTTGCAAAGAAGGTTGGAGTAAAAAGTTTGTTTAATGCTGCCCCCGTCAAGATCATCGGAAAAACCAAAGTGGAAGGTGTTTTATTTATACGAACAAAAACGAAAGCCGGCAAACTGCAAACTATAAAAGGAAGTGAATTTGTAGAAGACTGCGACATGGTGATCAAGGCAACTGGCCAGGCAAAACACGTTGATTTTTTCAGCCACATACCGGCATTAATTTTGAACGATGACGGCAGAATCAAAGTCAATAAATTTTTTCAAACGACAAATAAGAAATATTTTGCCGCAGGTGACGCGGCCAACGGCGGCAAAGAGGTTGTCAATGCGGCCGCAGAAGGCAAAGCTGCCGCACGCGGCATTCACAGGTTTATTTCTGGCAAATAG
- a CDS encoding acyltransferase has product MSLPKTEGEGTIREIVDAMVQKHIPYIEDAGKKGVQILCLQEIFNTPYFCPGQDKSWYESAESVPGPTVELMQSYAKKYNMAMVVPIYEKEQPGVLYNTAAVIDADGKYLGKYRKNHIPHTSGFWEKFFFKPGNLGYPVFQTKYAKIAVYICYDRHFPDGARILGLNGAEIVYNPSATVAGLSQYLWKLEQPAHAVANGYFMGCINRVGTEKPWNLGKFYGTSYFVDPRGQILAEASGDKDELLIADFNLDMIDEVRATWQFFRDRRPETYGKLVEL; this is encoded by the coding sequence ATGAGCCTGCCGAAAACGGAAGGAGAAGGTACCATTCGTGAAATTGTTGATGCGATGGTACAAAAACATATCCCATACATTGAAGACGCGGGAAAAAAAGGCGTGCAGATACTTTGCTTGCAGGAAATTTTTAACACACCTTATTTTTGTCCCGGCCAGGACAAATCGTGGTATGAATCCGCAGAATCCGTTCCCGGCCCGACGGTGGAACTAATGCAATCCTATGCAAAAAAATATAATATGGCGATGGTCGTTCCTATTTATGAAAAAGAACAGCCGGGCGTTTTGTATAATACTGCCGCGGTGATCGATGCAGATGGAAAATATTTAGGTAAATATCGAAAGAATCATATTCCGCACACCTCTGGCTTTTGGGAGAAATTCTTTTTTAAACCCGGAAATCTCGGTTATCCGGTTTTTCAAACGAAGTATGCCAAGATTGCCGTTTATATCTGCTACGACCGTCATTTTCCCGACGGCGCCCGAATCCTTGGTTTGAACGGTGCAGAAATTGTCTACAATCCGTCGGCAACGGTTGCGGGCCTGTCACAATATCTGTGGAAGCTGGAACAGCCCGCGCATGCCGTAGCTAACGGCTATTTCATGGGCTGTATCAATCGCGTAGGAACTGAAAAGCCATGGAATCTTGGCAAATTTTACGGAACCTCTTATTTCGTAGATCCTCGCGGACAGATATTGGCGGAAGCATCCGGGGATAAGGACGAACTGCTCATTGCCGACTTTAACCTCGACATGATCGATGAAGTGCGGGCTACATGGCAATTTTTCAGAGATCGCCGTCCGGAAACCTACGGAAAGTTGGTAGAATTATAA
- the hydA gene encoding dihydropyrimidinase, with product MSLLIKNGRVITVADNHVADIFVEGDTISAIGKNLNMKADQVIDAAGKLVFPGGIDPHVHLDMPFMGTYSSDNYETGTRAALFGGTTTVIDFILQTQGKSLRSALEAWQGRSNGNALGDYSFHMAVTDFNDNTKNEIKEMIEKEGITSFKTFMAYKGALMIDDRQMVGLMNEVRKQGGMVTVHATNGDMIDFLVAKHRSENKLSPLYHYLSQPEITESEAAGRFVDMAYHTGVTSYIVHLTCEGALNQVRDAARRNQKVFVETCVQYLILDASLYDKGFESAKWVMSPPLREKKDQESLWAGLNQGMVNIVGTDHCPFNWEQKKMGENDFSKIPNGHPGLEHRMELLYSEGVNKGKISLNKYVEVTSTNAAKVFGMFPKKGSIGIGSDADIVIFDPNEKHTLSAKTHHHHCDYSAYEGWQVTGKCKTVIMRGKVAIDNGKALIEKGYGKFIKRGKSSLVV from the coding sequence ATGTCATTACTTATCAAGAACGGACGAGTGATCACCGTCGCAGATAATCACGTTGCCGATATTTTTGTTGAAGGGGATACGATTTCGGCGATTGGAAAAAACTTAAATATGAAGGCCGATCAGGTTATAGACGCCGCAGGGAAACTAGTTTTTCCGGGCGGCATTGACCCGCATGTGCATCTCGACATGCCGTTTATGGGAACCTATTCCAGTGATAATTATGAAACCGGAACCCGCGCTGCATTATTCGGAGGGACAACGACGGTAATCGATTTTATTTTGCAGACGCAGGGCAAGTCGCTTCGTTCCGCACTAGAAGCCTGGCAAGGACGATCGAACGGTAACGCACTTGGAGATTATTCATTTCATATGGCGGTGACGGATTTTAACGACAACACAAAAAATGAAATTAAAGAAATGATCGAAAAGGAAGGTATTACGTCATTCAAAACATTCATGGCTTACAAAGGCGCATTAATGATCGACGACCGCCAGATGGTCGGTTTGATGAACGAAGTCCGAAAACAAGGCGGCATGGTAACGGTTCACGCAACCAACGGCGACATGATCGATTTCCTTGTTGCAAAACATCGTTCAGAAAATAAACTTTCGCCGCTGTATCACTATTTATCACAACCGGAAATTACCGAATCGGAAGCCGCCGGACGATTTGTTGACATGGCTTATCACACGGGTGTCACGTCGTATATCGTTCATCTCACCTGCGAGGGCGCACTTAATCAGGTTCGCGATGCGGCCAGACGAAATCAGAAAGTTTTTGTTGAAACGTGTGTTCAATACCTTATACTCGATGCTTCGCTTTATGATAAGGGATTTGAATCGGCCAAATGGGTGATGAGTCCGCCGCTGCGCGAGAAAAAAGATCAGGAATCGTTGTGGGCAGGCCTCAATCAGGGCATGGTGAATATTGTCGGAACCGACCACTGCCCATTTAACTGGGAGCAAAAGAAAATGGGTGAAAATGATTTTTCAAAAATTCCGAACGGCCATCCCGGGTTAGAACACCGCATGGAATTGCTGTACTCCGAAGGCGTTAATAAAGGAAAAATCAGTTTAAACAAATATGTTGAAGTAACTTCCACTAATGCGGCGAAAGTATTCGGCATGTTTCCTAAAAAAGGATCTATCGGTATCGGTTCGGATGCAGATATAGTAATATTTGATCCAAATGAAAAACACACGCTTTCTGCAAAAACACATCACCACCATTGTGATTACTCTGCGTATGAGGGCTGGCAGGTTACAGGAAAATGCAAGACCGTCATTATGCGAGGTAAAGTGGCCATTGACAACGGAAAAGCATTGATCGAAAAAGGGTATGGCAAATTTATCAAACGCGGAAAGTCATCATTAGTTGTATAA
- a CDS encoding inorganic phosphate transporter: MLTLVITIIIIALIFDFLNGFHDSANSIATVVSTRVLTPRKAVMFAAFFNLVAAFMFDVHIAKTIGKGLVDLQAVNEYVIMSGLLGAIVWNLITWYYGLPSSSSHALMGGYAGAAIAKAGVGSILVSGWVPTIIFIVMAPLMGMIMGFSLMLALAWIFHDRSSTRVNSTFRKLQLVSAAAYSLGHGTNDAQKTMGVITGLLVTAGFLTTFEVPFWVVLISHFAIALGTMFGGWRIVKTMGQKITKLKPSDGFCAETAGAITLLVTAFGGISVSTTHTITGAIMGVGATKRLSAVRWGVAGNIVVAWILTIPASALVGAVCYWSISAMVGQ, encoded by the coding sequence ATGCTGACGCTCGTTATAACGATTATTATCATTGCACTGATCTTTGATTTTCTTAACGGATTTCATGATTCCGCCAATTCTATTGCCACCGTTGTCTCTACCCGCGTTCTCACGCCGCGGAAAGCGGTTATGTTCGCCGCTTTTTTTAATCTGGTTGCAGCATTCATGTTTGATGTTCACATTGCTAAAACAATCGGCAAAGGATTGGTAGATCTTCAGGCAGTTAATGAATACGTCATTATGTCCGGACTGTTAGGCGCGATTGTATGGAATTTGATCACATGGTATTACGGCCTTCCCTCGAGTTCTTCACATGCACTTATGGGCGGATATGCAGGTGCTGCTATCGCCAAAGCAGGGGTTGGTTCGATTCTCGTCAGCGGTTGGGTTCCGACAATAATTTTTATCGTCATGGCTCCGCTGATGGGTATGATCATGGGATTTTCACTCATGCTTGCGTTAGCTTGGATTTTTCATGACCGTTCATCGACCCGTGTTAACTCCACCTTTAGAAAGCTGCAACTTGTTTCAGCTGCAGCCTATTCACTGGGCCACGGAACTAACGATGCACAGAAGACTATGGGCGTTATCACGGGGCTGCTTGTGACGGCGGGTTTCTTGACTACTTTTGAAGTTCCATTTTGGGTTGTATTAATCTCTCACTTTGCCATAGCGTTGGGGACTATGTTCGGCGGTTGGCGTATCGTAAAAACGATGGGCCAGAAAATAACAAAACTCAAACCATCCGATGGTTTTTGTGCGGAAACCGCAGGCGCGATCACATTACTGGTTACTGCGTTTGGTGGAATTTCGGTCAGTACCACGCACACTATCACCGGGGCAATTATGGGCGTCGGCGCCACTAAACGATTGTCCGCAGTTCGCTGGGGTGTGGCAGGAAATATCGTGGTAGCATGGATACTAACCATCCCGGCATCGGCCTTGGTTGGAGCCGTATGTTATTGGTCTATTTCGGCTATGGTGGGACAGTAA
- a CDS encoding response regulator transcription factor, translating to MAKKTKTLLCVDDEHDILDILSYNLKKEGYTVYTADSGDKGIQLAEKIKPDLVILDVMMPGKDGLEVCKAIRNSMFIKDTHIIFLTAKADEVDEIVGLEFGADDYVTKPFSPRKIVTRVKALFRRVELRKELTDDKKSVIKISGIEINRINYTVRVDGMEVKFLHKEFELLYFLMHRPNMVFSRNNLLHHVWGEDAFFVDRTVDVHVTKIRKKMGRYGNMIETVRGVGYKFTSNGNF from the coding sequence ATGGCTAAAAAAACAAAAACCCTATTGTGCGTGGATGATGAACATGATATTCTGGATATACTTTCTTACAATCTCAAGAAAGAAGGGTATACAGTTTATACGGCTGACAGCGGGGACAAAGGGATTCAACTGGCCGAAAAGATAAAGCCGGACCTGGTTATCCTCGATGTAATGATGCCCGGCAAAGATGGTTTGGAAGTATGCAAAGCCATCCGTAACAGTATGTTCATAAAGGACACGCATATTATATTTTTAACAGCTAAAGCGGATGAAGTCGACGAAATCGTCGGGTTGGAATTTGGCGCGGATGATTATGTGACAAAGCCGTTCAGTCCCCGCAAAATCGTAACCCGCGTTAAAGCGTTGTTCCGCCGTGTCGAACTGCGAAAGGAGTTGACGGACGATAAAAAAAGCGTTATCAAGATTTCCGGAATTGAAATCAACCGCATTAATTACACCGTTAGAGTCGATGGAATGGAAGTTAAATTCCTGCACAAAGAGTTTGAATTATTGTATTTTCTGATGCATCGGCCGAATATGGTATTTTCACGAAACAATCTTCTCCATCATGTTTGGGGCGAAGACGCTTTTTTTGTTGACCGAACGGTGGATGTACATGTAACGAAGATTCGAAAAAAAATGGGACGATACGGCAACATGATCGAAACGGTGCGCGGCGTCGGTTATAAATTCACATCGAACGGCAATTTCTAA
- a CDS encoding DUF47 domain-containing protein has product MGFDRFLQALMPTDKKFYSFFEESAQLIIKGSDELNKLSAASPAGREGVYRRIEELEHECDNVTHKVYDELNKTFVTPFDREDIHMLASELDDIMDFMDESSKRCLLYKIKEIPAPMTQLIDILHKSVGEISRGISLLRHTHKFKELRQALLKVHEYENEADTVYEQTLAKMFDEEKDAILVIKLKDIYGSLERATDKCEAVANVLETILIKHA; this is encoded by the coding sequence ATGGGATTTGATCGATTTTTGCAGGCGTTGATGCCAACAGATAAAAAATTTTACAGTTTTTTTGAGGAATCGGCGCAACTGATTATAAAGGGATCTGATGAACTAAACAAACTCAGCGCAGCATCTCCCGCGGGCCGTGAGGGAGTTTATCGTCGAATTGAAGAGTTGGAACACGAATGCGATAACGTGACGCATAAAGTGTATGACGAACTCAACAAAACATTTGTTACGCCTTTTGACCGTGAAGATATTCATATGCTGGCTTCGGAACTGGACGACATTATGGACTTTATGGATGAAAGCTCTAAACGATGTTTATTGTACAAGATCAAAGAAATTCCGGCGCCCATGACGCAGTTGATAGATATTTTGCACAAGTCCGTCGGTGAAATTAGCCGCGGCATTTCACTTCTGAGGCATACCCATAAGTTTAAGGAACTGCGTCAAGCGTTATTAAAAGTGCATGAATATGAAAATGAAGCGGACACGGTGTACGAACAAACGCTGGCTAAAATGTTTGATGAGGAGAAAGATGCAATTCTCGTTATTAAATTAAAAGATATTTACGGAAGCCTTGAACGCGCGACGGATAAGTGCGAAGCAGTCGCCAATGTGCTGGAAACTATTCTTATTAAACACGCCTAA
- the preA gene encoding NAD-dependent dihydropyrimidine dehydrogenase subunit PreA, protein MPDLSVNFAGIKSPNPFWLASAPPTNSGYQVMKAFDAGWGGAVWKTLGIPIVNVSSRYGALNYRDTRMMGFNNIELISDRPLIDNLREIEEVKKHFPDHAVIASLMVQSREEWHQIVKDVENAGADGVELNFGCPHGMCERGMGSAVGQEPNVLKTIVSWVKEVAKKPVIVKLTPNITDITEPAIAARQGGADAISLINTIQSLVGVDLDNFVTYPSVDGKSTNGGYCGPAVKPIALNMVKNCAQEPGVSLPISGIGGIENWRDAVEFILLGATNVQVCTAVMHYGFGIIREMIPGLERYMTDKGFNTITEMVGKALPNVMTWENLNLNYKIIAEINKNKCIQCQLCYIACEDGAHQAIGLPKGNGQRVPHIIEENCVGCNLCSLVCPVEGCITMIRKDQGLRAETWHDRTAMGNIPTTFNDELAGGRHHWIPEPLDALKHKKSKRE, encoded by the coding sequence ATGCCGGATTTATCAGTCAATTTTGCAGGCATAAAATCACCCAATCCCTTTTGGCTGGCCTCTGCGCCGCCGACGAATTCAGGCTACCAAGTCATGAAGGCGTTTGACGCAGGATGGGGCGGCGCCGTTTGGAAAACCTTAGGTATTCCGATCGTCAATGTTTCCAGCCGTTATGGGGCATTGAATTACCGCGACACGCGCATGATGGGATTCAATAATATCGAACTTATCAGTGATCGTCCGCTCATAGATAATTTGCGGGAAATAGAAGAAGTAAAAAAACATTTTCCCGATCATGCGGTCATTGCATCACTCATGGTTCAGAGCCGTGAAGAATGGCATCAAATTGTGAAAGATGTGGAAAACGCGGGCGCCGACGGAGTTGAATTGAATTTCGGCTGTCCGCACGGCATGTGCGAGCGCGGCATGGGTTCCGCCGTGGGACAAGAACCCAACGTGCTGAAGACCATTGTTTCCTGGGTCAAAGAGGTCGCCAAAAAACCTGTAATTGTTAAGCTGACGCCGAATATTACCGATATAACTGAGCCGGCTATTGCAGCCAGGCAGGGGGGTGCAGATGCCATTTCGCTCATCAATACCATTCAGAGTTTAGTTGGAGTGGATCTGGATAATTTTGTTACATACCCTTCGGTAGACGGCAAAAGCACCAACGGAGGTTATTGCGGCCCGGCGGTAAAACCCATTGCGCTGAACATGGTAAAAAACTGCGCTCAGGAACCGGGAGTTAGTTTGCCGATTTCCGGTATCGGAGGAATTGAAAATTGGCGTGATGCGGTCGAATTCATTTTACTCGGAGCAACAAACGTACAAGTCTGTACAGCCGTAATGCATTATGGCTTTGGAATTATCCGCGAAATGATTCCGGGGTTGGAACGTTATATGACCGACAAGGGATTCAACACCATTACTGAGATGGTCGGCAAGGCTCTGCCAAATGTTATGACATGGGAAAATTTAAATCTAAATTACAAAATAATTGCAGAGATTAATAAGAACAAATGTATCCAATGCCAGTTGTGCTATATCGCCTGTGAGGACGGGGCACACCAAGCGATCGGACTCCCAAAAGGCAATGGCCAACGTGTCCCGCATATCATTGAAGAAAATTGCGTCGGGTGTAATCTTTGTTCTCTCGTTTGTCCGGTGGAAGGTTGTATTACGATGATTCGGAAGGATCAGGGCTTACGAGCTGAAACCTGGCATGATCGGACGGCAATGGGTAACATTCCTACGACTTTTAATGATGAACTCGCTGGCGGCCGTCATCACTGGATCCCGGAGCCGCTGGATGCATTGAAGCATAAGAAGTCAAAACGTGAGTGA
- a CDS encoding NCS1 family nucleobase:cation symporter-1, with product MNSEIIELTEDVSGSPLYSADLAPVPKNKRTWNMWSLAALWVGMAVCIPTYILASYMIKSGLSWQASLIIIGLANILVTIPMALNGHVGVKYGIPFPVFGRASFGINGIHLVSILRAVVACGWFGVQTWIGGLAFYAIWNALTGSTGTPELSVGKFVCFGLFWLVNMYFIWKGTESIKWLENLSAPILILIGIVLIAWSANKAGGFGIVLDQGEQLGRPSVVMNQINGAITLQLNPLLNPDGSKKAAEFQVSVPLSDGSVKSLDWMPISDEFQLPEDSEINKGSVSSGKKTVQVQFRTGDTIKSSVVNVSITNLPDGSPNFLSYILWLTAMVGFWATMSLSISDITRYASRQKDQVAGQFLGLPGAMVLYSFVGIFVTCATVINFKDILIADDAPWDPVSLLAKLDSPALVIVSQIFMIMATLTTNIAANVIAPANAFSNLSPKKISFFGGGVITGFIGIIICPWWLLNEISSILIFVSGALGPVLGILVCDYYLIRKTSLNLEALFRTDGEYAYGGRNFNSSAMIALAAGVFSALIGFWVPALEIFYHLSWFTGVLVSGGIYYLLMKSKIRP from the coding sequence ATGAACTCCGAGATCATCGAACTCACAGAAGACGTATCCGGATCGCCGTTGTACAGCGCCGATCTGGCCCCGGTTCCCAAAAATAAGCGAACGTGGAATATGTGGAGCCTGGCCGCATTGTGGGTTGGGATGGCCGTGTGTATACCGACTTATATTTTAGCGTCGTACATGATCAAGTCAGGGTTGAGTTGGCAGGCATCGCTCATTATCATCGGCCTGGCAAATATTCTGGTCACCATTCCAATGGCGTTAAACGGCCACGTGGGAGTAAAATATGGAATCCCTTTTCCCGTGTTCGGACGAGCCTCTTTCGGCATCAACGGAATTCACCTCGTGTCCATTTTAAGAGCCGTCGTTGCATGCGGATGGTTCGGCGTGCAGACGTGGATCGGCGGTTTGGCGTTTTATGCGATCTGGAATGCGTTGACCGGCAGTACAGGTACTCCGGAATTAAGCGTAGGAAAATTTGTGTGTTTTGGTTTATTCTGGCTCGTGAATATGTATTTCATCTGGAAAGGCACCGAAAGTATCAAGTGGCTGGAAAATTTATCTGCGCCCATTTTAATTCTTATCGGCATTGTTCTTATCGCATGGAGTGCAAATAAAGCGGGAGGCTTCGGCATTGTGCTCGATCAGGGCGAACAACTTGGGAGACCGTCCGTCGTAATGAATCAAATCAACGGAGCAATTACATTACAATTAAATCCGCTGCTGAATCCCGACGGCAGTAAAAAAGCTGCCGAATTTCAAGTTTCTGTTCCACTCAGTGACGGCTCTGTAAAATCGCTGGACTGGATGCCCATTTCAGATGAATTTCAGCTTCCCGAAGATTCTGAAATCAACAAAGGATCGGTGTCGTCGGGCAAAAAAACTGTACAGGTACAATTTCGTACCGGTGATACTATTAAATCCAGTGTCGTGAATGTCAGCATAACGAATCTACCTGACGGCAGTCCCAATTTTTTAAGTTACATTCTCTGGTTAACGGCCATGGTAGGTTTCTGGGCAACCATGTCCTTGAGCATCTCAGACATCACGCGTTATGCATCCAGGCAAAAAGATCAGGTAGCCGGTCAATTTTTAGGATTGCCCGGGGCGATGGTTTTGTATTCATTTGTAGGCATATTCGTTACGTGCGCCACGGTCATAAATTTCAAAGACATTTTAATCGCGGACGATGCGCCTTGGGACCCGGTTTCCCTGTTAGCCAAACTGGATAGCCCAGCCCTCGTTATCGTTTCCCAAATATTCATGATCATGGCAACGTTGACAACCAATATTGCGGCCAATGTTATTGCTCCCGCAAATGCCTTTTCAAATCTATCTCCGAAAAAAATAAGTTTTTTCGGCGGCGGCGTCATCACGGGTTTTATCGGAATTATTATTTGTCCGTGGTGGTTGCTCAATGAAATTAGCAGCATTTTAATATTTGTCAGCGGGGCATTGGGGCCTGTTCTTGGAATTTTGGTTTGCGACTATTACTTAATAAGGAAAACCTCGTTAAATCTTGAAGCCTTGTTTAGAACCGATGGCGAGTATGCTTACGGCGGCAGGAATTTCAATTCGTCAGCAATGATCGCTTTAGCCGCAGGCGTCTTTTCTGCTCTCATCGGATTTTGGGTTCCTGCACTGGAGATATTTTACCATTTATCATGGTTCACCGGAGTTTTGGTCTCCGGCGGAATCTATTATTTGTTGATGAAATCAAAAATCAGACCTTAA